The Paenibacillus sp. RC334 nucleotide sequence ATTTATTTGGGCGTGCACTATCCGAGCGACGTTGTGGGTGGCTATTTTATGAGTGGCTGCTGGATGGCGGCCTGTATTTGGTTTTATCAGCGTATATTAGCCAGTTCATTGACCCAGTGAAATAAAACATAGTCTACATTAATTAACATGAATAAATTTCTCCTTAACATCAAAAAATTGAATTACAAAGTTATTTTATAGAGCGACTGCACGGATAAGAGCTTAAAATCAAATAAAAAAATGCATGTCTTCTCCATAACTCAATTTGTTTTTCTATAGAAATCAGGTGGTTTTGCGGTGAAAAAATCGGTACTGGTCATTGATGATGAAGAGAAAATATCCAGATTACTCCAATTGGAGTTATCCCACGAAGGATATGCAGTTGAAATTGCTCAAACGGGTAAAGAAGGATTAGAAAAAGCTTTGGCACACACATGGAATATCATCATTTTGGATGTGATGCTGCCGGAAATCAACGGGGTCGAGGTGCTAAAGCAGATTCGAAAAGTGGACAAGCATACGCCCGTAATTATGGTCACTGCACGTAACGCAACTACGGATAAGGTTTCTGGTCTGGATGAAGGTGCAAATGATTACATTACGAAGCCTTTTGAAATCGAGGAATTATTAGCACGGATGCGGGCCAGTATGAGACATCAATTGGAGTCCAAAGCTACCTCTTCACAAGAAGAGGACAAGCCGCCGTATCTTCAGGTCGATAGCTTGATGCTGGAACCCAAGACACGTTCTGTGGTGCGAGAAGGAAAGCGAATCGAACTGACGCCCAAAGAATTTGATCTGCTTCATTACCTCATGGAGCACAAAAATCAAGTATTGCAGCGAGATCAAATGATTCAGGACGTATGGGGGTTTGATTTTGTCGGCGATACGAATGTAGTCGATGTGTATATCCGATATGTTCGTAAAAAAATCGACCATGGCTACAAAAAAAAGCTGATTAAAACCGTGCGTGGCGTAGGGTATTGCATCAGGGAGGAAGACCATTGAAGCTGCGGACCAAAATTACTCTGCTCAGCTCGGTTCTGGTGATGACCATTCTCCTGTTTGTGGACGTCACCGTTCATCTGTTATTTGTCAAAATCGCCACTCGCAATGAAAGAGAAGTGCTGCAAAATAAGTGGACTGAAATCATTGCCGAAACCGGTTCCGCGATGATTCTGAAAAATGCATGGGGACCCGAGTTGAAAGATGAGCTTTCAGGAGACACAATCCTGAGGGTTTTTGACCAGCAATCCCGTCTTCTGTATGAAGTAAGTCGTCAGTCCCGCTTTAAGCTGGGCGATATACGTTTTAACCCTTCTCAAAGCTCACAGCTGACAGATGTACAGGGTCATAAAATTTTAGTAATTCATCTCCCAGTGCTTTCACCGGAAGGCAATCAGGAGGGAACGCTGGAGATCGTAGAAAAATGGGATGCGCTTGAAAATAATCTCGATATTTTAGATACGATTTTGGTCACCTCAACTACAGGCGCTATGCTGCTTAGTCTGGTAGGCAGCACGATTTTAGCGAATGCGATATTGCTACCGATTTCGAGCAGTATACAGACAATGCAGGAAATTGAAAGAAGCCTTAAATTCAAAAAAATCCCGGCTCGCACTCACAATCAAGATGAATTGTCTCAAATGACCGCGACCTTTAATCGAATGATGGACAGATTGGAAGAGAGCTTTCAAAGCCAGCAACAATTCGTCTCAGATGCTTCGCATGAGCTGAATACGACATTAATGATCATTGAGGGCTATGCTAACATGCTGCGGCGGTGGGGCACGCGTGACGAGGACATCTATAAGGAATCCATTGAATCCATCTATGAAGAAACTCAGCGCATGCGAACGATGACACAGCAATTACTGACTTTGGCTTCCTCACAGCAAAAAGAACCCGAGCCGTATGAACGGATAGAGCTGATCGGTTGCTGTCAACAGGTAATAGCGCATTTCAAGCCTGTACATGATCGTCAAATAACTATTTTTACAGATGAAAAAGAAATCTGGCTTGATGCCAACCTTGCAAAAATCAACCAGCTACTAGTTATCTTGCTTGATAATGCTTTAAAGTATAGCTCGGCTCCAATCGAAATATTGCTGTCTACAGATGAAAAGGATGTGTACATCCGGGTCAAGGATTATGGAATCGGGATACCAGTGGGCGAGGTCAAGCGAGTCTTTGAACGATTTTATCGGGTAGACAGCTCTCGACATCGTAAAACCGGAGGAACCGGGCTTGGGCTGCCGATTGCCAAGGCTATTACAGACATCCATCAGGGGACAATAGGTATGGAAAGCGTGGAAGGAGAAGGAACGGAGGTGACCGTCACACTGCCTCGAATATAACAGGAAGGGCTGTCCATCCAGTAGACATATCTACTCGCGGAACAGCCCTTATTTGTTGATATTTTGTAAGGGATTACAGATGATTGAGAATGCATCTACATTTGTCCTAGAGGACACGACGTGCTGTAGTGTAATGGGAATTCCACCAGCCTGAATTAAGGTCCGTAATCGTTACGCCGCCTTTACCGAATGTGTGTAAAATTTTGCCGTCCCCCATATAAATCGCTACATGGTGAATTGGCGCATAGAAAAAGACCAGATCGCCTTTTTTGCAGCTGACTACGTGGTACAAAAGTGCCGACGGTCGATTGCTGTCTGGAAGAGCGCGGCAGATTGATAGCGTTTTGTCCAAAAACATATTGAGTAAATGAAGAGCAATCAAAAGAGCTTGTGTTCCCTGCTGGTGCTCCATGCTGATAGCGTACACCCATAAACTGTGAACCAGTGGAAATAATCTGATCAGCTTTGCTCACAGAAGCGGCATGTGTGGTGTCAGGTCCAACAACGAAACTCCCGGCGCCGAATGCCAAAGTCATCGTAAAGCAAATGCCCATCCATAGTTTTTTTGAAGTGTGTGTCATATAACATTCCTCCATTATTTCGTATTTTGTATCTTGCTGTGATGTCTTGAGATGACAATAACACAAATAAAATATCCTGAATTTACCACTCAAGGTTACAGTCCTGTAACCTCAATGCTTTTCCCCCTATTATTAGAAAACGATGAGAATTTTCACCTTAATTTTGGATTGACAAAATATGCAGTTCCTCCTTATCACTGGGTACCTATGACAAAAAATGACCTAAAGATGATTCGCACAAGCAATCACGAAAAATATACATACATATATACTACAGTTTATAACTTGTACGGGAGTAAGCTAAGGTTCCCGTTCATACCGTGAAGATCACACCGTATTTCTGTTCAGGAAGGGGAATTCATATGGCTTCAAAGCAGATTAAAATGCCCAAAGGCCGACCTCTAACCATTGTTCAGATCATCTCCAACTATCCCAATGCACAGCCGGTACCCTCCATCAAGGGTGGAACGGAAAAGGTCGTGTATGAATTAACGGAGGAACTGGTAAGACGAGGACATCATGTATCTTTGTTTGCCGCCCGCGGCAGCAGGAGCAGTGCAAGGCTGATTGCTTATCCCAAGGGATTAAAGCACGAGCAGATCCATCAGTACGTCCTTCAGCACATGCCTACTGGCACACAAATCATTCACGATCATACCTTTCGCTCTGCTCTGGGACGCAGGCAACTGCCTTGTCCATCGGTATGCACAGTTCATCTTCCCGTGAAGAGACACGGTAAAAACCCGGTATTTGTCAGTAAACGGGCACGCCAGCTTATGGGCGGGGGCAAAGGATTTTATGTCTATAATGGTATCAACACACATGAATACGAGTTCAGCAGCGAGAAGCGCGGCTATTTGCTGTTCATGGGCAGGATTATACGTAATAAAGGCGTATTGCAAGCTATTCAGGTTGCAGAACGAACAGGAAAAAGACTGCTCATTGCCGGCCCTATCAAAGCTCCGGTATTTTTTCGTCAGGAGATTCAGAAACGAATTCAGCGTAATCCCAATATCCGCTATGTGGGAGCCGTGGGAGGCAAACAAAAGCAGGAATTGCTCAAATACGCGGAATGTCTGTTGTTTCCGACCTTGTGGGAAGAGCCATTCGGACTTGTGATGGTGGAGGCGATGGCTTCTGGAACACCCGTACTGGCTCTGAAAAATGGCTCGGTTCCCGAGGTGCTCTCAGGCTTTCCACAGCTTATTTGCAAGTCGATTGAGCAAATGGCGCGAAAGGTGCAGCAAAAAAACTACCCACCACCAGCCAAGCTTCGCCTGTATGTGACGCAAAGATTTACCAACAAACAGATGACCGATAAATATGAGAATCTATACCGTGAAATTATCCGCCGACAGGCAGAGGGGAAAAGGGCATCGAAAGCCTGAGCCTAGACGGAGGTGAAGGGAATGAAGGTAACAAAGCTTATGCTTGGAAAGGGTTATTCTTGGGCGACTCCTTATTATATAGCCACTGGGGAACAGGGCGGTCCGCATGTGATGGTGGTCGCGGGCATCCACGGCAAGGAAATCGCAAGCATCCGCGCGGCTGAGAAGCTGGTGGAGCTGTTGAAGCAGCAGAAGCTGCAAATTAGCCAAGGCAAGCTGATTATCGTACCGATCGTGAACCAGGCGGCTTACCGCAAACGAATCAGGGGCGTACCTGATCTCAACCGAACCTTTCCACGCACAAAAAAGCAGGCGGCATCCAATCCACTTTCCGCTGCGGTATTCCAATTAACACAAAGGCATCAACCCGAGTGGTATCTTGACCTGCATGAAGCCAACGGATTGTCACAAAAGGATGCCAAGGTGCTGGGTCAAACGCTAATTTCCAATAAGGACAATCCGGCAGTCCCTGCGGTGCGTCGAACTATAAAACGAATGAACCGTTCCATCAAGAATAAAGACCGACATTTTAACCTTCGGCTGCATGAGCTTCCAGGTTCCTCCCGTACGGCGGCAGCCCGTATCCTGGGCGCACGCGCGGTCACCGTAGAAACAGGCTGGAGTTTGCCCAAGAATGTACGTATCAAGTATCAGTTGGAGATCGTGCGGCATTTTTTAAGAGAAGCCGGGATGATCAAGGCCAACGAGGTATATTTATCTGCCAAGGTTAGAGCTGTTACCTAGGGCGTGTATTAATGAAAATGTATTACAAAATAAAAATCGCTTCTGAAGCAAGGGATTCTCCTTTCCCATACTCAAAAGCGATTTTTTTATTTGCCATTCATGTGACATATCTATGCGTCAGGATTCGGATTTATAGAAGGCGGTGACCAAGCTTTCCCCCAGACGAACCTCGATCAGCTCCAATGGTTTATCCAGATCGGCACGGATCGTGTGATACATATCAACCGGAATACGAAAGACTGAACCGCTTGCCGCCGTAAAGCGTTCTCCGTTCAGCATGACCTCACCCCGGCCAGAAACGATCGTCCAAACTTTCAGCCCACTGCCATGACAATGGCCGTTTAAGCGATGATCTGGCAGAACTGTCAAGCGTATGGCAAGAATATCGTTCAAACTCCGATGATCAAATTCGTCCAGCACCCGGTAGCTGCCCCAAGCGGTTTCACCATGCATAGGGCGTAGCGGAAGAGTCCCCAGCTTCTCCTTGATCGCGTGGGCATGACTCTTGGCGGCAATGAGGATGCCGTCGGGGCTGGCAGCAGCAATAATATCCTCCACGCCAATGACATGAAGTGGATAGGGCAGCTCATTGACGATATGCGTACCATGAGCGGGGCCACTGATCTGTCCGCGTCCAATCACTCGGTTGCCGAGCTGCTCCGTTAATGCTTGCCAGCTGCCGATGTCACGCCATTCACCCTCGTAGGGTAGGACGACAGCACGTTTGGCACGCTCCGCAATCTCCTCGTCGAAGCTGCGAACAGGGAGGCAGTCATACATCGCGCATAATGCCTTGTCGTTCAGCGGCAAATCACTACGCTCCATGCAGGCCAGCATATACCGCAGCTTAAAAGCGTAAATGCCGCAGTTCCAGAGCGCACCCTGGCTGATAAGCTGTTGCGCCCCCAGGCGATCCGGCTTTTCTGTGAAGCGGGCAACTGACGCATAGGAGATGTTCCCTTTCCTTATCCCTCCCTGATCTGGAACGATATAGCCGTATTGGTCGGAGGGATGAGTGGGCCTTGTCCCAAGCATGGCCAGATCGGCTCCACTATCCAGCAACAGACTGGAGAGTGCCGATACACTGTGGAAGAAATCCTCCCCCGCAAACATATCCGCTGGAGCGATACAAACAATTTCGTCCAGTCCTACGCCTCTGGCGTGAAAATGAGCAGCTGCCAGTGCAGCTGCGGTGAAGGTTCCCCGTTTGGCCGGTTCGCCTAGAACGGGCAGACGACCTTCCGTATGGCGAAATGCTAAATTTACCTGGCTCCGATGAGCCAGCAGCAGGGCAGAGGAATCCAGTCCGGCTATAGTAAGCTGTCGAACCACCCGACTAAGCATAGATTCCTGTTGCCCGTCAGGGGCAGGCAGCAGTCGGAGAAACAGCTTCGAGCGGATATCGTTGGACAATGGCCACAGCCGTTTTCCAGCACCACCGCATAACAATACGATGTGCACAGGCACTTCCTCCTTTGATACAGATTCATTGTGAAACGAATCATTTTGCGGAATTTTGTTGCTTTTTAACGATCTGATATACCTTACGTTGATGAAAGGATAAAGAACGATGGCTTTTAGCGAAGGCATCCAATTGTTTTTGCGAGAGGGAAGAAGCCCGACTATGAAGCGCTTTATTAAGTGACTTGCGCAAAATCATCCGAGAGGGCTGCTTGCTGTACAGATCGTTGGCATACGTCTCATATTCGGAAAAACCAAACTGCTTTTTCCGGTCTATACTTTGGATAATCGCGTTATACCAAGGTTTTCCATGACGGGCCTCAATAACCTGCTTGAGGCGGGTGAGCTGCGCTTTTTCAAACAGCATATAGTGAGTAACAAAGGACTTCGGCGAGGGAGCCTTCACGCCCATCAGCTTGCGGTAGGTGCGGAAATACTCAGGCTGGCTCCAGCTCCGATAGTAAAATATCGTTTTGCCGTCCTTCCGAAACACATGTGGACGAATCAAAATCGTATCCGCATCAATGACGAGAAAGAAAGGAGCTTTACTAATTTTATCACCGTTCATTTTGAGCAATTGCTGATATAGCCAGCCTGAGCGGTCCCAGCGCGCTGTACCGTAACGAATATGTTTTTTTGTTATGGGCAGCACCGTCTTTTTCGTCTACAAATGTACAGCTTTTGCTGGCACACAGTCGACGAATTCCAGTGCTTTGCGGTGAAACGATATAAATCGTTCCAATTCGGTGCTGTACGTGACGGCGCAGACTGTCTATCACCAGCGGTAATGTGGCAATATCTTTATCAATTGCAGGAATCAGAACATCGATTGTAAGGGAACCCTTCCGTGGCCCATCTGATTGCGCTGACATGCTATTCACTCCCTATATATGCAAATGTACGCGTCTGGCGTCTTACATTATCGTATGCCTGGACAGGCAACTTCGACCGGGCAAGGCCAGTCGTCTATTTCTAAGCAGCACAGGGCTGATGTAGCTTTCGGATGGGGAGTTGGTGCATACGATGGATTGATCTTTTTTTAACAGGAGCGTTCTACCCTGAGATTAGAGAGGAGAGGAGCAAGTGAAATCTTCACAAGCACAGGCTTTGCGCAGCAAGTGGCATAAGACCAAATTGCTGCTCCCGCATCGTGGCATCAAGCCGTTTGTGCCGGATACCCGGAGATATACCAAAGCCAATTTGAAGTCAATGCTGGAGAAGTACGGTATGGTCTATGTAAAACCCGACCGAGGTACATTCGGTAAAGGTGTAATGAGAGTAGAGCAGGAAGGTCAGCGTTTTGCCTATCAACATGAGGAAAAGCGTTTGGAGTTCAAAAATGTAGAGGCACTATATACCAGCCTGTCGAAGAAAACGGGGAAGAAAAGCTATCTCATTCAAAAGGGAATCCATTTACTGCGCCATCAGAAGCGTTATTTTGATATCCGGGTCATGGTGCAGCGCAATGCAAAAGGTCCATGGGAATCTACCGGAATTATTGGCCGGCTAGGTCATCCTCGTAAAATTGTAACCAATTATCATAGCGGCGGTAAGCCGATGGCACTGGCAGAGCTGCTAAAGACCCATTTATCTCAAAGCAAGCAGGCTGAGCTGATAAAGAAGCTGAATGCCCTGGGCATTACCATTGCCACACAACTGCAAAAAACATATCCGAATTTCCGTCAAATTGGAGTGGACATTGGAATGGAGCGCACCTTTACCCCATGGATTATTGAGGTGAATACGAAGCCTGATCCGTATATTTTTAATCAATTAAAGGATAAGTCGATGTACCGCAAAGTTTTAAGCTATTGGCGACTGGCCAATGAAAAGAGAAAGGCTACAGTTCCAAGCAAAGATAAAAATAAGGATAAAGATAAAAATAAGAATGAGGATAAGGCTAAAAAAATAGACTCTAAAAAAGCAAAAAATTCATGAGCGAGGAATTACTTCGGTGACTGTAGCTCTGAATGGAGAAATAAAAGGATGAATGCCTTGTCGATTCATCCTTTTTACATACTCGATTTTCCTGTTTTATTGCTGATCGAAAATGAATGTAATGAGAAAAGTGGAATTGGAAAAGCTATATTAAAACAATGAGAACTGAGGTCTTGATATATGGAACTATGGGAAACCCTGTTAAGGTCAATATCCGCATTTACCCTAATGATGCTTATAGCACGTATATTGGGCAAATCGACTATTGCGCAAATGACCTACCATGATTTTGTGGCTGCCATTACATTGGGGGCCATTACCGCGAATCTTGCCTTTAATAACACAATAAGTATAAGGATTTTACTAACATCCCTGCTTGTATTTACCGGAATTTCTTACTTGCTGATGTTTTTTGCCATGAAGAACCGGAAACTGAGGGACTGGCTTTCGGGAAAACCAACCGTGTTGATTCAGGAAGGAAAAAATTTTGGAGAGCAATATGAGAAAGCTTAAGATTACACTGGATACACTGAATCAGGAGCTAAGAAGTAAAAATATTTTTAATATTCAAGACGTTCACTATGCCGTACTCGAAATGAATGGAGCCATTTCCGTATTACCCAAGTGGGAAAGTAAACCTGTAACCAGAAAAGATTTGCATTTGGACGATCGTTCCGAGCATATTTTTCCTATTGAATTGATTATGGATGGGAGCATTATTGAAGCTAATTTGAAGGACAATGACATTACAACAGAGTGGCTACATTCCCAGATAAAAAAGAAGGGGCTTTCGATTGAAAACATCAATTATGCTGTAATCAGTTCTAATGGAAGTATATATTTTGATGAATATAAGGATCGAATCAAACATCCTGTTGATAAAGAATGAATGAATTTGATTTCATTAACATTAAAGGTATATAATAGATATGTTATAATAAGTAAATATAGACATATAAAATGATTTGGAGGAGGAATCGGCTATGAAATCATTTAAGTATGCTTTGGAGAAAAAGGAACCCAGAACCGGACCGGGAGGTATCACACGTGGGGCTTCGGTCCATGATTTTCCTGTATCGGAAGGAATAGCAGGGGTTTCTATGCGTTTGGAGCCGGGTGGAATGCGTGAGCTTCACTGGCATGCTAATGCGGCTGAATGGGCCTATGTGATTAGCGGCTCCTGTCGGACAACGGTTATCCATCCGGACGGTTCTTCATATGTCGATATTTTCAATCCCGGTGATGTCTGGTATTTTCCTCGTGGTTATGGTCATTCAATTCAAGGTCTTGGTCCTGGTGAGTGTCATTTTATACTGATTTTTGATAATGGAGATTTTTCGGAGGACCACACGTTCAGCATAACGGATTTCATCGCTCAGACTCCTGCGGAGGTTGTCATGCAGAATCTGGGACTTGCAGCCGACGAACTGGCTCTTTTGCCAGATAAGGAAGCCTATTTTGTAAAAGGACCTGTACCTTCTAACGATTCTCATAATGCATATCCTCGCGTTTCTTCCGATCTGATCACTAAACATCGGTATCCTTTAATGGCCAAACAGCCCAGATTGGCACCGGGCGGAGGGACACAGCGGACGGTTACGGTAGAAGATTTTCCGATTTCTTCGACTATGGCAGGATCTGTGATTGAGCTGGAGCCGGGCGGATTGCGAGAAATGCACTGGCATCCCAATGCGGATGAATGGCAATATTATTTGGATGGTAATGCAGAAATGACTGTATTTCTCGCTGAAGGGAATGCAGTGACAGAGCAGTTTGAAGCCGGAGATGTGGGGTATGTACCCATGGGAGCCGGACATTATATTAAAAATATAGGTTCGGAGGTATGCCGCATTTTGATTGGCTTTAACAGCGGTCATTACGAAGCCATTGATTTGAGTGAGTGGCTGGCTGGGAACCCTGTTGATGTATTAGCAACGAATCTGGGCCTTCCTAGAGAAATAGCGAATAAACTGCCTCATAAATCGGTCTTTATCGCTTCAAAATCCAAATCATAAAACAACGAAACAGCCCGCTTTTTGCTCCCGTATGTATGGGGGAGCAGAAAGTGGGCTATTAGTCATGGTTTCGTTTCTGTTACGATTAAAAATTTTATACAGTGAATTTAGAATTGAACAACCTGCAACCCTGTGCTATTCTAATACGAAAGTGAGGATTAACGTAGTAAAAGTGATTTTTTACTATGCTCATAAACATCAGATGATATGATCAAT carries:
- a CDS encoding response regulator transcription factor translates to MKKSVLVIDDEEKISRLLQLELSHEGYAVEIAQTGKEGLEKALAHTWNIIILDVMLPEINGVEVLKQIRKVDKHTPVIMVTARNATTDKVSGLDEGANDYITKPFEIEELLARMRASMRHQLESKATSSQEEDKPPYLQVDSLMLEPKTRSVVREGKRIELTPKEFDLLHYLMEHKNQVLQRDQMIQDVWGFDFVGDTNVVDVYIRYVRKKIDHGYKKKLIKTVRGVGYCIREEDH
- a CDS encoding ATP-binding protein, encoding MKLRTKITLLSSVLVMTILLFVDVTVHLLFVKIATRNEREVLQNKWTEIIAETGSAMILKNAWGPELKDELSGDTILRVFDQQSRLLYEVSRQSRFKLGDIRFNPSQSSQLTDVQGHKILVIHLPVLSPEGNQEGTLEIVEKWDALENNLDILDTILVTSTTGAMLLSLVGSTILANAILLPISSSIQTMQEIERSLKFKKIPARTHNQDELSQMTATFNRMMDRLEESFQSQQQFVSDASHELNTTLMIIEGYANMLRRWGTRDEDIYKESIESIYEETQRMRTMTQQLLTLASSQQKEPEPYERIELIGCCQQVIAHFKPVHDRQITIFTDEKEIWLDANLAKINQLLVILLDNALKYSSAPIEILLSTDEKDVYIRVKDYGIGIPVGEVKRVFERFYRVDSSRHRKTGGTGLGLPIAKAITDIHQGTIGMESVEGEGTEVTVTLPRI
- a CDS encoding glycosyltransferase, producing the protein MASKQIKMPKGRPLTIVQIISNYPNAQPVPSIKGGTEKVVYELTEELVRRGHHVSLFAARGSRSSARLIAYPKGLKHEQIHQYVLQHMPTGTQIIHDHTFRSALGRRQLPCPSVCTVHLPVKRHGKNPVFVSKRARQLMGGGKGFYVYNGINTHEYEFSSEKRGYLLFMGRIIRNKGVLQAIQVAERTGKRLLIAGPIKAPVFFRQEIQKRIQRNPNIRYVGAVGGKQKQELLKYAECLLFPTLWEEPFGLVMVEAMASGTPVLALKNGSVPEVLSGFPQLICKSIEQMARKVQQKNYPPPAKLRLYVTQRFTNKQMTDKYENLYREIIRRQAEGKRASKA
- a CDS encoding succinylglutamate desuccinylase/aspartoacylase family protein: MKVTKLMLGKGYSWATPYYIATGEQGGPHVMVVAGIHGKEIASIRAAEKLVELLKQQKLQISQGKLIIVPIVNQAAYRKRIRGVPDLNRTFPRTKKQAASNPLSAAVFQLTQRHQPEWYLDLHEANGLSQKDAKVLGQTLISNKDNPAVPAVRRTIKRMNRSIKNKDRHFNLRLHELPGSSRTAAARILGARAVTVETGWSLPKNVRIKYQLEIVRHFLREAGMIKANEVYLSAKVRAVT
- a CDS encoding sugar phosphate nucleotidyltransferase: MHIVLLCGGAGKRLWPLSNDIRSKLFLRLLPAPDGQQESMLSRVVRQLTIAGLDSSALLLAHRSQVNLAFRHTEGRLPVLGEPAKRGTFTAAALAAAHFHARGVGLDEIVCIAPADMFAGEDFFHSVSALSSLLLDSGADLAMLGTRPTHPSDQYGYIVPDQGGIRKGNISYASVARFTEKPDRLGAQQLISQGALWNCGIYAFKLRYMLACMERSDLPLNDKALCAMYDCLPVRSFDEEIAERAKRAVVLPYEGEWRDIGSWQALTEQLGNRVIGRGQISGPAHGTHIVNELPYPLHVIGVEDIIAAASPDGILIAAKSHAHAIKEKLGTLPLRPMHGETAWGSYRVLDEFDHRSLNDILAIRLTVLPDHRLNGHCHGSGLKVWTIVSGRGEVMLNGERFTAASGSVFRIPVDMYHTIRADLDKPLELIEVRLGESLVTAFYKSES
- a CDS encoding YheC/YheD family protein, with the protein product MKSSQAQALRSKWHKTKLLLPHRGIKPFVPDTRRYTKANLKSMLEKYGMVYVKPDRGTFGKGVMRVEQEGQRFAYQHEEKRLEFKNVEALYTSLSKKTGKKSYLIQKGIHLLRHQKRYFDIRVMVQRNAKGPWESTGIIGRLGHPRKIVTNYHSGGKPMALAELLKTHLSQSKQAELIKKLNALGITIATQLQKTYPNFRQIGVDIGMERTFTPWIIEVNTKPDPYIFNQLKDKSMYRKVLSYWRLANEKRKATVPSKDKNKDKDKNKNEDKAKKIDSKKAKNS
- a CDS encoding cupin domain-containing protein, whose product is MKSFKYALEKKEPRTGPGGITRGASVHDFPVSEGIAGVSMRLEPGGMRELHWHANAAEWAYVISGSCRTTVIHPDGSSYVDIFNPGDVWYFPRGYGHSIQGLGPGECHFILIFDNGDFSEDHTFSITDFIAQTPAEVVMQNLGLAADELALLPDKEAYFVKGPVPSNDSHNAYPRVSSDLITKHRYPLMAKQPRLAPGGGTQRTVTVEDFPISSTMAGSVIELEPGGLREMHWHPNADEWQYYLDGNAEMTVFLAEGNAVTEQFEAGDVGYVPMGAGHYIKNIGSEVCRILIGFNSGHYEAIDLSEWLAGNPVDVLATNLGLPREIANKLPHKSVFIASKSKS